One Physeter macrocephalus isolate SW-GA chromosome 10, ASM283717v5, whole genome shotgun sequence DNA window includes the following coding sequences:
- the FHL5 gene encoding four and a half LIM domains protein 5, translating into MTTAQFDCQYCKASLLGKYVLKDDNPYCVTCYDRIFSNYCEECKEPIESDSKDLCYKGHHWHEGCFNCAKCNQSLVEKPFAAKDECLLGSEYYSNECSSKCFHCKKTIMPGSYFGGAASRKMKFKGNYWHETCFVCEHCRQPIGTKPLISTESGNYCVPCFEMEFAHYCSFCKKVITSGGIMFCDQPWHKECFLCSSCRKELCEEEFMSRDDYPFCLDCYNHFYAKMCATCTKPITGLRDAKFICFQDRQWHSECFNCGRCSVSLVGEGFLTHNKEIFCHKCGSEVDTDM; encoded by the exons ATGACAACTGCTCAATTTGATTGTCAATACTGCAAGGCATCACTTCTTGGGAAGTATGTACTAAAGGATGACAATCCATACTGTGTTACTTGTTATGATCGTATCTTTTCTAACTATTGTGAGGAGTGCAAAGAACCAATCGAATCAGATTCCAAG GATCTTTGTTACAAAGGCCATCACTGGCATGAAGGATGCTTCAATTGCGCCAAATGCAATCAGTCTTTGGTGGAAAAGCCTTTTGCTGCCAAGGATGAGTGCCTGCTGGGCTCCGAGTACTATTCTAACGAGTGCTCCTCCAAGTGCTTCCATTGTAAGAAGACCATCATGCCTG GTTCTTACTTTGGGGGTGCAGCTTCccgaaaaatgaaatttaagggAAACTACTGGCATGAAACCTGCTTTGTGTGCGAGCATTGCCGACAGCCAATAGGAACTAAACCTTTGATTTCCACAGAGAGTGGCAATTATTGTGTGCCGTGTTTTGAGATGGAGTTTGCTCACTACTGCAGCTTTTGTAAGAAG GTGATTACTTCGGGTGGGATAATGTTTTGTGACCAGCCATGGCATAAAGAGTGTTTTCTGTGCAGTAGCTGTAGGAAAGAGCTCTGTGAAGAAGAGTTTATGTCCAGAGATGATTATCCATTCTGCTTGGACTGCTACAACCATTTTTATGCCAAAATGTGTGCCACCTGCACCAAGCCTATTACTG GTCTCAGAGATGCCAAGTTTATCTGCTTTCAAGACCGCCAGTGGCACAGCGAATGCTTTAACTGTGGGAGGTGCTCAGTCTCCTTGGTGGGGGAAGGCTTCCTGACTCACAACAAGGAAATCTTCTGCCACAAATGTGGCTCTGAGGTGGACACTGACATGTAG